CGAGATCAAGCTCTACACGCCGTTTGTTGAGATCAGCAAAGCCGACATCGTCACCGAAGGCGCGCGGCACGGCACGCCCTTTGCCGAGACGTGGTCCTGCTACAAGGGCGGCGAGGTGCATTGCGGGCGTTGCGGCACCTGCGTTGAGCGGCGCGAGGCGTTTCATCTGGCGGGGGTTGCGGATCCAACGGAGTATGCCGACTCAGAATTCTGGAAATCCGCCGTGGGGGTCGCCTGATGTACCGGATCACCAAGGAATTTCATTTATCTGCCAGTCACCAGCTGCATGGTCTGCCCGAAGATCACCAATGCGCGCGGCTGCATGGACATAACTACATCGTTGAGATTGAGATGAGGGCTGAGGATTTGAACGCCCATGGCTTTGTGCGCGACTATCTCGATCTGGCCGAGCTGAAGCGCTACATCGACGATACGCTCGATCACCGCCATCTGAACGACATTCTGGGCGATGACGGGGTGACGGCGGAACGCATGGCCAAGCATTTCTACGACTGGTGCAAATCCCGCTGGCCTGAGGTGAGTGCCGCGCGGGTGAGCGAGACGCCGAAAACCTGGGCCGAGTATCGCCCATGAGCGACACCCGCATCCGCGTCTCCGAGATTTTCGGACCGACGATCCAGGGCGAAGGGGCCTTGATCGGGCAACCGACCGTGTTCGTCCGTACGGGCGGCTGCGATTTTCGCTGCAGCTGGTGTGACAGTATGCATGCGGTGGACAATGACTATCGCGACACATGGACCCCCATGACGGCACAGGCGGTGATGGAAGAGGTGGCCGCGCTTTCGGGGGGCAAGCCCATTCTCGTGACGCTGTCTGGTGGCAATCCCGCCATCCAGCCGTTGGCCGAACTGATCCGTCTGGGACAGAGGCAGGGCTATTACTTTGCCATGGAAACCCAAGGCAGCGTGGTCAAGGACTGGTTCGAGGCGCTGGATATGCTGGTTCTGTCGCCCAAGCCGCCGTCGTCGGGGATGGAGACGAATTGGGGTCTGGTGGCCGAATGTGTAGAGGCCGGGCAGGGCACGCAGACGGTGCTGAAAATCGTGGTCTTTAACGAGGCCGATTTTGCCTATGCCCGGGACGCTGCGGCACGGTTTCCGCAGCTGCCGGTCTATCTGCAACCGGGTAATCACACACCCCCGCCGCCCGAGGATGACAGCGCCGTAGTGGATCAGGCCGGGTTGGATGCCCGCATGCGCTGGCTGGTGGATCGCGTGGCAGAGGAAAAATGGTATGACGTCCGCGTGCTGCCGCAGCTGCATGTGAGCCTCTGGGGCAACAAACGGGGCGTATAAAGGAGGATCAGATGGCCGACAATATTTACAAGGACCTCAAACAGTTGGGCGGCGCGACCGTGGTGCCTCAAAGCCCCGATGAGGCCGAACTGGAGCGTGTGGAGAACCCGCAGGCCGATGTGGCCTATAACGTGCGGTTCACCGCGCCTGAGTTCACGTCGCTCTGCCCCATGACCGGCCAGCCGGACTTTGCGCATCTGGTGATCGATTATGTGCCGGGACAGTGGTTGGTCGAGAGCAAATCGCTGAAGCTTTACCTCACAAGCTTCCGTAATCATGGCGCTTTTCATGAGGATTGCACGGTGAGCATCGCCCGGCGCCTGGTGGAGTTCCTAGAGCCACAATGGCTACGCATCGGCGGCTACTGGTACCCGCGCGGGGGCATTCCGATTGATGTGTTCTGGCAGACAGGCGAGATGCCTCAAGGCGTCTGGATCCCGGATCAGGGCGTGCCGGGATATCGCGGACGCGGGTGAGGGACACACGCCATCCCCGACTTGATCGGGGATCTCTGGGTCAAGAGGTCTTCGGGTCAAGCCCGGGGATGAGGGGCAGAGATGTTCGCGCGAAATCAAGGGCCGCAGGCCCGCCGCGCGATCGATCCTTCATTGAGGCGCCATTGGTTCGAGCCCAATGGACGACACCGCCCCAACGGGCTGGCGATCGGCTCACGTCAGCGCGTTGATCAAGAGGCTGGCGGATTGGGCGGAGATAAATTGCTTTGAACCGGAGACAGATCGCCATCCCGCGGTCTGGCCATTGCGCGGCTTTCCGAGCACGTCTACTCGGGGTTCTGTGCCGCTTTAGACATCAAAGCTGACAAAGGCGCGCTTTTCCTGACGATTTCCAAGAAAGCCAAAAGAATGAAACCATCAATTTACCCAATTGAGGCAAACTACCCAGGCCGGCTCTTCATCATGCCCAAACCCTCTGGCGAGTGGTTGCAAGAAGACATTCATCACTACAAATCCATGGGTGTCGACTTGGTCATTTCCATGCTCGAACATGAAGAAATTGAAGAGTTATCGCTTCAAAACGAAAGGCGGCTATGTGCTGAAATGCTAATTCAATTTCTCAATCTTCCAATTCCGGACAGAGGGTTGCCGAACAAGGTGGACTTCATCGAATTTACGAAGAGTATCAGGCCGTACTTGTTGCAAAACAAAGGTGTCGCGGTTCATTGCCGTGCTGGTATTGGAAGATCAGGAATGCTTGTGTGCACGTTGCTAGCCAGTTTTGTCGGATCGGTTAGCACGACAATTGACATTGTCAGCCATGCGCGCGGTGTGTCTGTGCCTGACACAGATGCGCAGCTTAAATTCATTGAGACCGTAGTGCAGGAGCTTTACGGCTGATTTGGTCTTAAACCAAAGTCACTGGCGGCTTCCGTCGCATCCCCAGGGCCGCATTAAACGCAATGGCCGCCAGCAAGATCGCGCCGCCGATGGCCGTGGCAACAGAGATGGTCTCGCCAAGAAACATCCAGACCCAGAGCGGGCCCAGCACCACTTCGGCCAGAGAGAGGAGAGTCAGCTCGGCGGCAGGCACGTGCTTGGACCCGATGGTATAGAGCACCAACCCGGCGCCCACCTGAAACAGCCCCATGCAGAGCGCGATGCCGCCGTCGCGGGGTGTCAGCACCATTGGCAAGCCAAGCACCACGCAGATCACGCCCATCACCACAATCGCCATCAGGCCCGAGACAAACACCGCCGGGAGCATCTCGCCTTTCCGGCCCCATCGCAGGGCTATGGTGAAGACCGCAAAGCCAAGCGCGGAAAAGAGCGCCGCCAGGTTGCCTGAAAGCGATGAGACCCCAGAACTGTCGCTGACCATGACGCCGATGCCGCCGCAGGCCGCCAGAATCGCGATCCATGTATGCGCGCGCACGCGTTCGCCAAGGATGATCCATGCGAGCACTGCGGTCATGAAGGGCGCGCTGGCAAAGAGCAGCATGGCATCGGCCACCGACGTATTCTGAATGGCATAAATCCCGCCCGCATAAGCCGCGACCAGAGACGCGCCGCCGATCATCGTGGGCCATCCGCCCTTGCGCGCCAGAGTGAGAGGGTTCTGGCCCGTGCGCAGGCGGATCACGATGTAAAGTAGCGCTGTCAGGCCAAAGGAACGGTAGAACAGGATTTGCCAGACAAGCGCATCCTCGATAAGCCGGATGCCAAGACCAACTGTCGACCACAAGACCCCTGCCAGGATCACCAGCAGGTATCCTTGAACGCGGGTCTCTGGCAGAGGCTGGGCCGGGGCCGTTTCTGTCACGACAGGTTTTCTTCTTCAGGAATTTGCGTGGGATGCGGGGAGGCCGGAGCAAACACGGTTTCGGCCACCACGGGTGTGTCATCGGTGTGCCGTGTGGCGCGCAATTCACGAAACCCAAGGTACAACCCGCCGCTGACAATCAGCGCCATGCCGATCAATGTGTTGATCCCCGGCACTTCGCTGAACACGAAATACCCAAGCGCTGTGGCCAACGGCAGATAGGTATAGTCGAACGGCGCCACGAGACTGGCGTTGGCCACCTGATAGGCGCGGCTAAGGAAAATATAGCCGCACATGCCGGCGGCGCCGAGCAGGGCCAAAAGCGGCCATTGGCTCAGCCCGGCCTCGGGATAGGTCAGATGCAGATGCGGATAGTCAAGTGTGGCAGAGACCAAATGATTGACCAGCCAGCCCATAGGCAAAATCAAAACGCCGGACCAGCCGAGCGTATGCAGTCCGACGGTCAAAGAGCTTTCCTGCTCGCCAATTGTGCGCACAAGGATCTGGCTGGCCGAATAGGTAACAGCACAGGCGAGCGGCAGCAGGGCAATAAGGGAAAACCTATCACCGGTGGGGTTGACGGCAATGACCACGCCCACAAACCCCACTGCCAACGCGCCGATGCGGTGGGGACCGATGGTTTCCTTAAGCCAGAACGCGGCCATGAGGGCTGTGATCAATGGGGCGGAGAAGAAGATCGTGGTGACCTCCGCCAATCCCATGAAGGGAAAGGCGGTGTAGAAAAGTGAAAACCCTGTCGCAAAGAGCGCCCCGCGCATGAAGTGAATATGCGTGAAGGGGGTGCGCAGTTTGTGGGGACCGCCCAGAAACAGAATGAGCGGGACCAAAACCACAATGGACACCATCGACCGGATGAAAAGCAGCATCCAGATCGGATAGCTCAGCAAAAGTGATTTCATCATCGCGTCCTGCACAACGAAAAACAGCATGCCTATCTCGATGCACAGGATACCTTGCAGTGCGCGCGAGGGTGCAGGCACAGTTGTATTTGTCGACGAAGAGGGCTCTTGCGTCGTCATGGCGTTCCTTGGTTTCATTGAACGGCGGAAATGCCACCGCTAGGGGCAAGCGTGCCGTGCCAAAATGGGCGCGTCTCGCTTGTTTGCGACCTCGTGTCGGGAATGGAACAGATGGGGCGGTGAGGCGTCGTCCCTTTCTCTAGTAAATTCAGAGGCTTCCGAGCGAGATAGATAATCTGAGTTGCGTGCAGGCGGCCCCCATGCTCATGTCAGCCCAAAGACGTTTGAAAGACACCCCTCATGCCGACCTCACGCCCTTTCTGGCTCGCCGCCGCCCCTGTGGTGTTTCTGATGCTGTGGTCGGGTGGGTATCCAGTCGCAAAAGTGGGGTTGCAATACACACAGCCGATGACGCTTCTGACCTTGCGCTTTGGGATGGTTGTGGCGCTGATGACGCTGCTCTTCATCATTTTGCGCCCCCCGTTGCCCAAGACACGCGCCGAATGGGGGCATCTGGCATTTGTCGGGTTTCTCATTCAGGCGGTTTACTTTGGGCTAAGCTATTTTGCCTTCGCCTCGGGCGTAGCAGCAGGCACGGTGGCGCTTTTCATGTCGCTGCAGCCGGTTCTGGTGGCGATGATCGTGCCGCGCTGGGCAGGCGAACATGTAGGGCGCAACCAGTGGCTTGGGCTGATCCTTGGGCTGGTGGGCGCTGTGGTGGTGATCTCGGCGCGCTCTGCCATAGAGGCACCGTCCCTCTTTGGCGTGACCTGTGCGCTTCTGGGGCTGGCAGGCATCACCGCAGGCTCGCTTTGGGAGAAACGTTTTGGGCTGAGCCACCATCCGGTGACGGCCAATTTGGTGGGGTACATCGCGGGGTTGGTTGGCGTGGCACCTCTGATGCTCTTGCAAGAGGACATCTCGATTGACTGGACCTGGGAGTTCACCGGCGCGATTGGCTATCTGGTGGTGGGCAATTCGCTCATCGCTGTGGGGCTGCTTTTGGCCATGATCCGGGCGGGTGATGTGGCGCGGGTCTCGGCGCTTTTGTACCTCGTGCCGCCTTTGGCCGCGCTCTTGGCTTGGGGGATGTTGGGAGAGGTGATGCCGCCGCTGGCCTGGGCTGGCATGGGTTTGGCGGCGCTGGGCGTGTTTTTGGCGACACGGAAGGTGGGTTGAAAACCCACCCTACAGTGTTAGCCCTTAGTGCAGTGGATGTGGTTAGACGTAGGCTGAGGACGACGCGGATTTGAAGATGTAGGCTGGGGTTTCACCCCGGCACATGTCCGGCTGGCGGGGTGAAACCCCGCCCTACGGCATCACCCTCTGTTCATCCGGTTCTCGATCAGGTCATCCACCACCGCCGGTTCGGCCAGCGTGGAGGTGTCACCCAACGAACCATAATCATTCTCGGCGATCTTGCGCAGGATGCGGCGCATGATCTTGCCGGATCGGGTCTTGGGTAAGCCCGGAGCCCATTGGATGAGGTCTGGCGAGGCAATCGGGCCAATCTCTGTGCGTACCCAGTTGCGCAGCTCGGTCTTCAGCTCATCGGTATATTCCTCACCGCCCATCAGCGTGACGTAGCAATAGATGCCTTGCCCCTTGATGTCATGCGGGTAACCCACGACGGCCGCCTCTGAGACCTTGGAATGCGCGACCAGAGCACTTTCCACTTCGGCCGTGCCCATCCGGTGGCCTGAGACGTTGATCACGTCGTCCACACGGCCCGTGATCCAGTAATAGCCGTCTTCGTCTCTGCGGCATCCGTCACCGGTGAAGTAATAGCCTTTGTAATCCGCAAAATAGGTTTTCATGAACCGCTCATGATCGCCCCAGACGGTGCGCATTTGCCCCGGCCAGCTGTCTTTCATGCAGAGCACGCCCTCGACACCATTGCCCTCGATGATCTCGCCCGTTGTGGGCTCCAACACTACCGGCTCAATCCCAAAGAAGGGACCGCAGCACGAGCCGGGCTTGGCCGCCGTCGCGCCGGGCAGGGGCGTCATCAGGTGACCGCCGGTTTCGGTCTGCCACCAGGTGTCCACGATGGGACAGCGCCCGCCGCCCACGACATCGTTGTACCAATTCCAGGCCTCGGGATTGATCGGCTCGCCCACGGTGCCGAGGATCCGCACCGAGCTGAGGTCGCATTTGGTTACGTAGTCATTGCCTTGCCCCATCAGCGCACGGATGGCCGTGGGGGCGGTGTAGAACTGGTTCACTTTGTGCTTTTCGCAGACCTGCCAGAAGCGGCTGGCATCCGGGTAGGTCGGCACGCCCTCAAACATCAGCGTGGTCGCGCCATTGGCCAGCGGGCCGTAGACGATATAGCTGTGGCCCGTGACCCAGCCCACATCAGCCGTACACCAATAAATGTCGCCCTCGTGGTAATCAAAGACCAGCTCATGGGTCATCGCGGCATAAACGAGATACCCACCGGTGGTGTGCACCACGCCTTTGGGCATCCCAGTGGACCCGGAGGTGTAGAGGATAAAAAGCGGGTCTTCGGCGTTCATCTCTTCGGGCGGGCAGTCTACGTCGACCTTCTCGGCCTCCTCATGCAGCCAGTAGTCCAGACCATCGCGCCATGCGATCTGATCGCCGGTGCGCTTCACAACAAGGCATTTCACCTCGTCAAAGTCATTCAAGAGCGCCTGATTGACATTGTCTTTTAGCTTGGTTGCCTTGCCGCCGCGCGGGGCGGTATCCGCGGTGATGACCACCTTTGCGTCACAGCCATTGACGCGCGCGCCCAGAGCATCGGGCGAGAACCCGGCGAAGACGATGGAATGAATGGCTCCTATCCGCGCACAGGCCAGCATGGCATAGGCGGCCTCCGGGATCATCGGCAGATAGAGCACCACCCGGTCGCCTTTGCCCACGCCCATGGATTTGAGCACATTGGCCATCTTGCAGGTTTGCGCATAAAGCTCTTTGTAGGAGATATGCTGCGCGGGCTCGTTTGGATCATCGGGTTCCCAGATGATCGCCGTTTGGTCGCCACGCGTGGTCAGGTGCCGGTCAATACAGTTGGCGGATACATTGAGCGTGCCATCCTCATACCATTTGATCGAGACATTGCCGAAGCTGTAGTCGACATCCTTCACCTTGGTGTAGGGCTTGATCCAGTCAATCCGCTTGCCATGCTCGCCCCAGAACGCGGCAGGGTCCTTGATCGAGGCGGCATACATTTCTTCATATTTGGCAGCGTCAATATGGGCTTTGGCCGCAAAATCAGCTGCGGGCGCGTAGGTGGTGTCAGACATGGCAGTCCCTCACAGTCGTATTTTAAATTCTTTGTTGCCTGCCCCTCCGTCAGGGAGAGAAATTGGGGGGCAGACCAAGGGCCTTAGATGGCCAAGTATTCAGCGCGCAGCTCTTCGTTTTCCAGCACTTCGTTGGCGGTGCCGTCAAAGACGATGCCCCCGGTGTCCAGAATGATGGCGCGGTCGGCGAGTTCCAGGGCGCGGACAGCATTTTGTTCCACTAGAACCGTCGTGATGCCTTGTTCCTTGATCACACGCAGCGTTTTTTCGATCTCGTCCACGATCACAGGAGCGAGACCTTCATAGGGTTCGTCCAGAAGCAGCACCTTGATGTCGCGCGCAAGTGCACGTGCCACGGCCAGCATCTGCTGTTCGCCGCCTGAGAGAGTCACACCCTCTTGTTTGCGGCGTTCTTCCAGACGCGGGAACAGCTCGTAAATGCGATCCAGTGACCAGCCAACCGGCGGCGCGATTTGCGCCAGCTGCAGGTTTTCCTCAACCGTCAGGCCGGGAATGATGCAACGATCTTCTGGCACAAGCCCTATCCCCGCCGCGGACGCCTGATGCGACGACATCTTGTGCAGGGGCTGGTGATCCAGCCAGATTTCGCCATGGTTCAACTGAGGATTATCCATCCGGGCAATTGAGCGCAGCGTGGTGGTTTTACCGGCCCCATTGCGGCCCAGAAGCGCCAGGATCTCGCCTTCGTGCACATTAAAGGAAATGTCCTGCACAATATAGCTTTCGCCGTAGTAGGATTGCATCCCCCAGACCGACAAAAAGGCGGGTGCGGTTTCGGCGTAGTTCTTGCCTTTGGAAAAGTCAGGTTTGACGTTCATTGTCTTTCTCCCGCTTTACGCCGCTTCGCCGAGATACGCTTCGCGTACCTTGGGATGGCCTTTGATTTTGTCTGGCGTGTCTTCAACAAGGGGGGTGCCCTGCGCCAGTACCGTGATCCGCTCGGCCAAGGAAAACACGACGTGCATGTCGTGTTCGATGATCGCGATGGTGATGTCGCGCTCGTCCTTGATCTGCTTAAGCAGGTCGATGGTGTTGTTGGTGTCGGCCCGCGCCATACCGGCGGTTGGCTCGTCCAGAAGCAAAAGCCGCGGTTCTTGCGCCAGACACATGCCGATCTCAAGTCGCCGTTTGTTACCACGTGACATGGCCGCCGCATGATCATGGCGCGCGTCAGCCAAGCCTAGGCTTTCCAGCATATCCTCCGCCTGGTCCACGATTTCTTTTTCATTCATCGTGCTTTCCAGCGCATGCATCCGAAACGCTCCGTCGCGTTTGGCGAAGATCGGGATCATCATGTTTTCGATCACCGACAAATCTCCAAAGATTTCCGGTGTTTGGAACACACGGCTGATGCCCATCTGGTTGATCTGATAGGGCTTGCGGCCCAGCACAGATTGCCCGTCAAACATCACCGAACCCGTGTCCGGAATGAGCTTGCCGATGAGGCAGTTGAGCAGCGTGGATTTGCCCGCCCCGTTGGGGCCGATGATGGCATGCACGCTGTGCTCTGCCACGCTCAGGTTCACATCGCCCAGGGCCTGCAGGCCGCCGAAGCGTTTGTTGACGTTCTTGACTTCAAGAATACCCATCACTTTGGCTCCTTATTCTGCAGGGGTGGATTGTGTGGCTTCTTCGCCGTCGCCCTTGGCCTTTTTTCGACCAAAGAGCCGGGCGATGCGTTGGCCACCTTCGACAAGACCGCCGGGCAGGAAGATCACCACGGCCATGAAGATAAGGCCAAGGGTCAGGTGCCAGCCTTTGCCGACGAAAGGATAGATGATCGTCACCAGGAAATCCTCGATCCCATCAGGCAGAATGGCAAACCATTCATGCAGGATGTCTTTGTTGATCTTGCTGAGAATGTTTTCCATGTACTTGATCGCACCAGCGCCAAGAACCGGGCCGATCAGTGTGCCGACGCCGCCCAGGATGGTCATCAGAACCACCTCGCCGGAAGCCGTCCAGAACATCCGCTCAGGACCCGCTTGCGTGTCCATCGCCACCAGAAGGCCACCCGCCAGACCAGCATACATGCCGGAGATGACAAAGGCCGCCAAAGTGTAGGGCCGCGCGTTGAGACCGGTGTAATACATGCGTGTCTGGTTCGACTTCACCGCCCGCAGCATGGTGCCGAAAGGCGAGCGGAAGATGCGGATCGCTAGGTAAAAGCTGATCAGCATAAAGAATGCAGCGATGTAGTAGCCCGAATTAAAGGTAAAGAGCCAATCGCCCACGCCCAGTTCAAAGCTGGTGCGCATGTCCATACCAAAGAGGTTGGCGCGCCCAATCTCGCCCGGTTCCAGATTGGACAGCATCGGACGGTCGGTGGAT
This DNA window, taken from Roseovarius sp. S88, encodes the following:
- a CDS encoding ABC transporter ATP-binding protein codes for the protein MGILEVKNVNKRFGGLQALGDVNLSVAEHSVHAIIGPNGAGKSTLLNCLIGKLIPDTGSVMFDGQSVLGRKPYQINQMGISRVFQTPEIFGDLSVIENMMIPIFAKRDGAFRMHALESTMNEKEIVDQAEDMLESLGLADARHDHAAAMSRGNKRRLEIGMCLAQEPRLLLLDEPTAGMARADTNNTIDLLKQIKDERDITIAIIEHDMHVVFSLAERITVLAQGTPLVEDTPDKIKGHPKVREAYLGEAA
- the queE gene encoding 7-carboxy-7-deazaguanine synthase QueE yields the protein MSDTRIRVSEIFGPTIQGEGALIGQPTVFVRTGGCDFRCSWCDSMHAVDNDYRDTWTPMTAQAVMEEVAALSGGKPILVTLSGGNPAIQPLAELIRLGQRQGYYFAMETQGSVVKDWFEALDMLVLSPKPPSSGMETNWGLVAECVEAGQGTQTVLKIVVFNEADFAYARDAAARFPQLPVYLQPGNHTPPPPEDDSAVVDQAGLDARMRWLVDRVAEEKWYDVRVLPQLHVSLWGNKRGV
- a CDS encoding DMT family transporter encodes the protein MLFFVVQDAMMKSLLLSYPIWMLLFIRSMVSIVVLVPLILFLGGPHKLRTPFTHIHFMRGALFATGFSLFYTAFPFMGLAEVTTIFFSAPLITALMAAFWLKETIGPHRIGALAVGFVGVVIAVNPTGDRFSLIALLPLACAVTYSASQILVRTIGEQESSLTVGLHTLGWSGVLILPMGWLVNHLVSATLDYPHLHLTYPEAGLSQWPLLALLGAAGMCGYIFLSRAYQVANASLVAPFDYTYLPLATALGYFVFSEVPGINTLIGMALIVSGGLYLGFRELRATRHTDDTPVVAETVFAPASPHPTQIPEEENLS
- the queF gene encoding preQ(1) synthase, with the translated sequence MADNIYKDLKQLGGATVVPQSPDEAELERVENPQADVAYNVRFTAPEFTSLCPMTGQPDFAHLVIDYVPGQWLVESKSLKLYLTSFRNHGAFHEDCTVSIARRLVEFLEPQWLRIGGYWYPRGGIPIDVFWQTGEMPQGVWIPDQGVPGYRGRG
- the acs gene encoding acetate--CoA ligase; the protein is MSDTTYAPAADFAAKAHIDAAKYEEMYAASIKDPAAFWGEHGKRIDWIKPYTKVKDVDYSFGNVSIKWYEDGTLNVSANCIDRHLTTRGDQTAIIWEPDDPNEPAQHISYKELYAQTCKMANVLKSMGVGKGDRVVLYLPMIPEAAYAMLACARIGAIHSIVFAGFSPDALGARVNGCDAKVVITADTAPRGGKATKLKDNVNQALLNDFDEVKCLVVKRTGDQIAWRDGLDYWLHEEAEKVDVDCPPEEMNAEDPLFILYTSGSTGMPKGVVHTTGGYLVYAAMTHELVFDYHEGDIYWCTADVGWVTGHSYIVYGPLANGATTLMFEGVPTYPDASRFWQVCEKHKVNQFYTAPTAIRALMGQGNDYVTKCDLSSVRILGTVGEPINPEAWNWYNDVVGGGRCPIVDTWWQTETGGHLMTPLPGATAAKPGSCCGPFFGIEPVVLEPTTGEIIEGNGVEGVLCMKDSWPGQMRTVWGDHERFMKTYFADYKGYYFTGDGCRRDEDGYYWITGRVDDVINVSGHRMGTAEVESALVAHSKVSEAAVVGYPHDIKGQGIYCYVTLMGGEEYTDELKTELRNWVRTEIGPIASPDLIQWAPGLPKTRSGKIMRRILRKIAENDYGSLGDTSTLAEPAVVDDLIENRMNRG
- a CDS encoding DMT family transporter yields the protein MPTSRPFWLAAAPVVFLMLWSGGYPVAKVGLQYTQPMTLLTLRFGMVVALMTLLFIILRPPLPKTRAEWGHLAFVGFLIQAVYFGLSYFAFASGVAAGTVALFMSLQPVLVAMIVPRWAGEHVGRNQWLGLILGLVGAVVVISARSAIEAPSLFGVTCALLGLAGITAGSLWEKRFGLSHHPVTANLVGYIAGLVGVAPLMLLQEDISIDWTWEFTGAIGYLVVGNSLIAVGLLLAMIRAGDVARVSALLYLVPPLAALLAWGMLGEVMPPLAWAGMGLAALGVFLATRKVG
- a CDS encoding ABC transporter ATP-binding protein — protein: MNVKPDFSKGKNYAETAPAFLSVWGMQSYYGESYIVQDISFNVHEGEILALLGRNGAGKTTTLRSIARMDNPQLNHGEIWLDHQPLHKMSSHQASAAGIGLVPEDRCIIPGLTVEENLQLAQIAPPVGWSLDRIYELFPRLEERRKQEGVTLSGGEQQMLAVARALARDIKVLLLDEPYEGLAPVIVDEIEKTLRVIKEQGITTVLVEQNAVRALELADRAIILDTGGIVFDGTANEVLENEELRAEYLAI
- a CDS encoding protein-tyrosine phosphatase family protein yields the protein MKPSIYPIEANYPGRLFIMPKPSGEWLQEDIHHYKSMGVDLVISMLEHEEIEELSLQNERRLCAEMLIQFLNLPIPDRGLPNKVDFIEFTKSIRPYLLQNKGVAVHCRAGIGRSGMLVCTLLASFVGSVSTTIDIVSHARGVSVPDTDAQLKFIETVVQELYG
- a CDS encoding DMT family transporter; translated protein: MTETAPAQPLPETRVQGYLLVILAGVLWSTVGLGIRLIEDALVWQILFYRSFGLTALLYIVIRLRTGQNPLTLARKGGWPTMIGGASLVAAYAGGIYAIQNTSVADAMLLFASAPFMTAVLAWIILGERVRAHTWIAILAACGGIGVMVSDSSGVSSLSGNLAALFSALGFAVFTIALRWGRKGEMLPAVFVSGLMAIVVMGVICVVLGLPMVLTPRDGGIALCMGLFQVGAGLVLYTIGSKHVPAAELTLLSLAEVVLGPLWVWMFLGETISVATAIGGAILLAAIAFNAALGMRRKPPVTLV
- a CDS encoding branched-chain amino acid ABC transporter permease, with amino-acid sequence MLGLEKKDFRLLMIVVVLTMLAPFILNPFPAESALGETFNAGYPDLMQRFVIFGIFAIGFNILFGLTGYLSFGHAAFLGVGSYAAIWMMKLVTLNVIPAIIMGVIFAGIFALAVGYISLRRSGIYFSILTLAFAQMSYALAYSVLTPITGGETGLQIKSTDRPMLSNLEPGEIGRANLFGMDMRTSFELGVGDWLFTFNSGYYIAAFFMLISFYLAIRIFRSPFGTMLRAVKSNQTRMYYTGLNARPYTLAAFVISGMYAGLAGGLLVAMDTQAGPERMFWTASGEVVLMTILGGVGTLIGPVLGAGAIKYMENILSKINKDILHEWFAILPDGIEDFLVTIIYPFVGKGWHLTLGLIFMAVVIFLPGGLVEGGQRIARLFGRKKAKGDGEEATQSTPAE
- the queD gene encoding 6-carboxytetrahydropterin synthase QueD, producing the protein MYRITKEFHLSASHQLHGLPEDHQCARLHGHNYIVEIEMRAEDLNAHGFVRDYLDLAELKRYIDDTLDHRHLNDILGDDGVTAERMAKHFYDWCKSRWPEVSAARVSETPKTWAEYRP